A part of Carassius carassius chromosome 32, fCarCar2.1, whole genome shotgun sequence genomic DNA contains:
- the alkal2b gene encoding LOW QUALITY PROTEIN: ALK and LTK ligand 2b (The sequence of the model RefSeq protein was modified relative to this genomic sequence to represent the inferred CDS: inserted 1 base in 1 codon) — MCFALTLLIFKHAGRLSNKCKLXSALKRNRAIRLDAEQRGSRCPPFSMSAVRTPVFIGLLLMILTTGYCRPRDRDDTSLLDLLRDRGRLAQEHHSEGNTQHPPEIAEHSAETNGVNKVTKSYQHERILEVFPRDIPQKEKILKHLTGPLYFSPKCSKHFYKLYNNTRDCTIPAYYKRCARLLTRLAGSQRCSEG, encoded by the exons ATGTGTTTTGCGTTAACATTATTAATCTTTAAACACGCGGGAAGGCTGTCAAACAAGTGTAAAC CATCTGCATTGAAGAGAAACAG GGCTATACGACTGGACGCAGAGCAGAGGGGCTCTCGTTGCCCACCTTTCAGCATGAGTGCAGTGCGCACACCTGTCTTCATAGGGCTCCTTTTGATGATCCTCACCACTGGCTACTGCAGACCGAGAGACAGGGACGACACCAGTCTGCTGGACCTCCTAAGAGACAGAGGGAGACTAGCACAGGAGCATCACAGTGAGGGAAACACACAGCATCCCCCCGAGATCGCCGAGCACTCGGCAGAAACAAACGGCGTTAATAAAGTTACAAAGTCATATCAGCATGAACGCATTCTTG AGGTCTTTCCGAGAGATATTCCACAGAAGGagaagattttaaaacatttaacag GGCCGCTTTATTTTAGCCCCAAATGCAGCAAACACTTTTATAAACTGTATAATAATACCAGGGACTGCACAATACCAGCCT atTATAAAAGATGTGCCCGGCTTCTTACAAGGCTAGCAGGGAGCCAGCGGTGCTCAGAGGGATAG